The Candidatus Eremiobacteraceae bacterium region GTGGACTCCGTCACGCCGCAGCCTATGCCCGCGAAGATCGTCGTCGGGCTCATCGATTCGTTGGCGCGTCATCCAAATGCCGACCGTCTGCAAGTCAGCACGGTCGACGTCGGCGGTTCGAAGCTGCAGATCGTCACCGGCGCCACGAACGTTGCGGTGGGCGATAAGATCCCGATCGCGTTAGTCGGCGCGGTAGTGTTTGCTCGGGAGCTCGCACCCGACGGCTCGCGCAAGATGAACCCCATCGCGAAGTCCACGCTGCGCGGCATGGAATCGGTCGGCATGATGTGCTCGGCTTCGGAGCTCGCCTTGCCCGGCGAGTACGACGACGGCATCGTGATCCTCGATACCGATGCGGTTGTCGGCGAAGATTTTTGGCATTCGGTCCGATTCGGCGACGCCGTGCTTGACGTCGACGTGCCCAGCAACCGGCCCGATTGTCTGTCGGTTCTCGGGCTCGCGCGTGAAGCTGGGGCCGGCCTGGGCGCGCCGTTTCGCGCGTTGGAACTTGAGACGTTCGCCGGCACCGCTGCTCCGGGGATCGGCGTGGAGATCGGCGACAAGGCCATCTGCCGCCGGCTCGAGGGTCAGCGGTTCACGGGCGCCCGTTCGGGCCGCACACCGTTTTGGATGGCCCTGCGCCTGCAGGCGTCGCGGGTGCGCAGCCTCGGCTTTTTGGTCGACGTCTCGAACTACGTGCAGTTGGAGACCGGCCAGCCGCTGCATTTCTACGATGCCACGGCGTTGCGCGGCGGCCGCATCGTGGCGCGCGCTTCGACGGCGGGCGAAAAAGTGGTCACGCTCGACGGCGTGGAGCGCACGCTCGCGGCCGGCGTTCCGGTGATCGCCGATGGCGAGGGACTCGTCGGCATTGCTGGCATCTTCGGCGGCGCGCGCGCGGCTGTGACCGACACCACCACCGACGTCTTCCTCGAATCGCCGAATTTCGTCGGCGCGCCCGTACGGCGTGCGGCGATCGCTTTGGGCTTGCGCACCGAAGGCGCGTCGCGTCACGAAAAGAATTTGCCGCTCGAACTCGTCGAGTTGGGGCGCCGGCGCGCTGCGCAATTTCTGACGGCGGCTGGCGCAACGGCTTCGGCGGTAGTTGAAGCCGGCGAGTCGCCCGGCGCGGCGCGCGTCGTAACCGCCCGGCCCGCGCGGATCAACGGGCTGCTCGGCACGTCGTACGATGTCGCGCGCATGCGCGCCGCTCTCGCGCCGATCGGACTTGCGGCAGCGGGCGACGATCCACTGCGCGTCGCGGTCCCATATTGGCGCAACGACGTCGCTGAGGAAGTCGACATCGTCGAAGAAGTCGCGCGCGCCATCGGCTATGACGACATCGAGGAGCGCCGCATCGCGGCCACGCCGCAGGATGTGGACGAAGGGCAATACCGCCAAGAGAGCGTGCTCGCGCAGACGCTTGTCGCGCTCGGCTATCGCGAGGCCGTGACCATCGCGCTGCAAGGTTCGAAAGTGGTGGCCGCGTGGGAGCGATCCGGGTTGCCGTTCTGGCCAGAGCTTGCCACCATCACAAATCCGCTTTCCGAAGATCAGCGCTTCTTGCGTCCAAGCCTGCTGCCCGGTTTGCTCACCGTCGCCACGAGAAATTGGGAGCGCGCCACCGGTCCGGTTCGGCTGTTCGAAGTGGGCCACGTCTTTCGGCCGCTTGGGAGCGACACGAATTCCGGCTCGCCCGATGCCGGCGCATACGATGAGAACGGCGTGCTCGAATGGCCGTCGCTGTGCGGGCTCGCGATGTTCCCGTCCGATGCCGCAGCCGACGCAAACCCGGTCGACCGCCGCCTTCTCGAAGTGAAAGGCGAAGCGGAGCGCGCGATCGCTTCGCTGTGCGACCTGCAGGTGACCACCGAACCGGGAGCGCGCGGATACTTCCATGCCGGCGCGGCCGCGAATCTCATCGCGGACGGCCGCACGCTTGCGAAATTTGGCCGCATCCATCCGCAGTTGGCGCGCGCGTACGATTTGCCGAGTGCGACGTACGCCTTCTTGCTCTACCTCGAAAACATTCCGCAGCGCCGGCCCATTGTGAAGTACGTGCCGCTACCGAAATTCCCCGGCACCACTCGCGACATCGCGGTGGTGGTGGACGAGAAAGTGACAGCGCGCGAGCTTGCCGATGCCGCGACCGCCGATGGCCTCGGCTTGCTCGAACGCGTTGCGGCGTTCGACGAGTATCGCGGCGCGCAAGTCGGCGCCGGCAAGAAAAGCGTCGCGCTCTCGATCGCGCTTCGCAAACCCGATGCCACGATCACCGATGTCGAGGCCGACGCCGCCATCGAGAAGATCGTCGCCGGGTTGCGCGAGCGGTTCCAGGCCGACCTTCGCGGTCCGGCCTGACGGCCGTGAACTGGGTCGACGCGCTCGTCATCCTGACGCTGGCAGCCGCGTTTTGGGGCGGCTATCGCAACGGGCTGGTCCGAGAGTTGGCGGGGCTAGCCGCAGTCATTCTCGCGTGGATCGCTGCCTCTGCGTTTGCGAATCCGACGGCCGATTGGATCGCGACGCAGTGGGCGCTCTCCCCGTCGGTCGCGCGGGTAGCGGCATTTTGGGCGGTCTTTTTGGCCGTCTTCGTCGCGATACGGGCCGCGGGCTGGCTGCTGGAGCGGATCACGAAGCTGCCGGTCATCAAT contains the following coding sequences:
- a CDS encoding CvpA family protein, producing MNWVDALVILTLAAAFWGGYRNGLVRELAGLAAVILAWIAASAFANPTADWIATQWALSPSVARVAAFWAVFLAVFVAIRAAGWLLERITKLPVINVASGIGGGLAACLKASVLLWAILFVALFFPMDNDVRTALKNSPSATYIESFDAPVTAAIDAALPKLARPVWHVVMKRHRL
- the pheT gene encoding phenylalanine--tRNA ligase subunit beta — protein: MQLSVSWLRDFVDGDATPEAIAAALTARGFTVDSVTPQPMPAKIVVGLIDSLARHPNADRLQVSTVDVGGSKLQIVTGATNVAVGDKIPIALVGAVVFARELAPDGSRKMNPIAKSTLRGMESVGMMCSASELALPGEYDDGIVILDTDAVVGEDFWHSVRFGDAVLDVDVPSNRPDCLSVLGLAREAGAGLGAPFRALELETFAGTAAPGIGVEIGDKAICRRLEGQRFTGARSGRTPFWMALRLQASRVRSLGFLVDVSNYVQLETGQPLHFYDATALRGGRIVARASTAGEKVVTLDGVERTLAAGVPVIADGEGLVGIAGIFGGARAAVTDTTTDVFLESPNFVGAPVRRAAIALGLRTEGASRHEKNLPLELVELGRRRAAQFLTAAGATASAVVEAGESPGAARVVTARPARINGLLGTSYDVARMRAALAPIGLAAAGDDPLRVAVPYWRNDVAEEVDIVEEVARAIGYDDIEERRIAATPQDVDEGQYRQESVLAQTLVALGYREAVTIALQGSKVVAAWERSGLPFWPELATITNPLSEDQRFLRPSLLPGLLTVATRNWERATGPVRLFEVGHVFRPLGSDTNSGSPDAGAYDENGVLEWPSLCGLAMFPSDAAADANPVDRRLLEVKGEAERAIASLCDLQVTTEPGARGYFHAGAAANLIADGRTLAKFGRIHPQLARAYDLPSATYAFLLYLENIPQRRPIVKYVPLPKFPGTTRDIAVVVDEKVTARELADAATADGLGLLERVAAFDEYRGAQVGAGKKSVALSIALRKPDATITDVEADAAIEKIVAGLRERFQADLRGPA